A genomic window from Aurantimicrobium photophilum includes:
- the ubiE gene encoding bifunctional demethylmenaquinone methyltransferase/2-methoxy-6-polyprenyl-1,4-benzoquinol methylase UbiE, whose translation MTTADLSKKPEAVSAMFDDVAAGYDVTNNLLSAGNALLWRIATTRAVNPQASERVLDLAAGTGTSSVALAKSGAHVVAADFSPGMLEVGRQKHGSNPLVEFVEADATKLPFADNSFDAVTMSFGLRNVVEPKKALAELYRVTKPGGRIVICEFSTPPAAPIRAGYNFYLRKVMPMVAKYSSSNTEAYTYLADSIEDWPNQTTLATWIREAGFMNVAYRNLTAGVVALHRGIKPVA comes from the coding sequence GTGACTACAGCTGACCTTTCTAAGAAGCCCGAAGCCGTCTCGGCAATGTTTGATGACGTTGCCGCTGGCTATGACGTCACCAACAACCTGCTCTCGGCAGGAAATGCACTGTTGTGGCGCATCGCCACCACCCGTGCGGTGAACCCCCAAGCATCTGAGCGGGTTCTTGACCTGGCTGCCGGCACCGGTACTAGCTCGGTCGCCCTGGCAAAGTCTGGAGCACACGTCGTTGCTGCCGACTTCTCACCCGGCATGCTCGAAGTGGGACGCCAGAAGCACGGCAGTAATCCTCTGGTGGAGTTCGTTGAAGCAGACGCCACCAAGCTTCCATTTGCAGATAACAGCTTTGACGCAGTGACCATGTCTTTCGGTCTTCGGAATGTTGTCGAGCCGAAGAAAGCTCTTGCTGAGCTCTACCGCGTGACCAAGCCCGGTGGCCGCATCGTGATCTGTGAATTCTCCACTCCACCTGCGGCACCTATCCGTGCCGGCTACAACTTCTACCTGCGCAAGGTCATGCCGATGGTGGCGAAGTATTCCTCTTCGAACACCGAGGCTTACACCTATCTCGCTGACTCGATTGAGGATTGGCCTAACCAGACAACCTTGGCCACCTGGATTCGTGAAGCGGGCTTCATGAACGTGGCCTACCGCAACCTCACCGCTGGAGTGGTTGCCCTTCATCGCGGCATCAAGCCAGTCGCCTGA
- a CDS encoding isochorismate synthase yields MSVSATRGLRVESVPLTVTPELLNLLSVDSPLLWWRRGDGMVGIGVVETLSFSGKTRIKDAGATWREVAEAATVSDAVTVAGSGLMAFGTFAFRSTSEIPSVLIIPRFVVGQRAGVTWLTRIGFADESAEPLTTESAEQILAEHITASAQLGAAPVVHLSPASLSEAGFTSAVNKAIERIDAGEVEKVVLARELEGTLAGTQDLRVAITRLAESYPDCWTFSVDGLFGSSPETLITVHGRKVTARVLAGTARRGSDTATDLSNAAELASSHKDLDEHGFATRSVVNALTPYAEQLTVSDSPFTLKLPNLWHLATDIAGTLASGSNSLDLVFALHPTAAVAGTPTVAAVEVIDDLEPFDRGRYAGPVGWIGADGDGEWAIALRCAQLTGSTVTAYAGCGIVSDSVPANELVETEMKFRPIVDALS; encoded by the coding sequence GTGAGTGTGTCAGCAACCCGTGGTCTTCGTGTGGAGTCGGTTCCGTTAACCGTCACTCCAGAGTTGCTTAACCTGCTCAGCGTCGACTCACCACTGCTGTGGTGGCGACGCGGTGATGGCATGGTGGGCATCGGTGTTGTCGAGACTCTGAGCTTCTCCGGCAAGACCCGCATCAAAGATGCGGGAGCTACCTGGCGTGAAGTTGCCGAAGCCGCAACGGTCAGTGACGCTGTCACTGTGGCCGGTTCTGGCCTGATGGCTTTTGGCACCTTTGCGTTCCGCTCCACCTCTGAAATTCCCAGCGTCCTGATCATTCCTCGCTTCGTGGTGGGGCAGCGTGCTGGGGTGACCTGGCTTACCCGAATTGGTTTTGCTGACGAGAGCGCTGAGCCACTGACCACAGAATCTGCTGAACAGATTCTTGCCGAGCACATCACCGCGAGCGCACAGCTGGGCGCTGCGCCCGTTGTTCACCTCTCCCCCGCCTCTCTGTCAGAAGCTGGATTCACCTCAGCAGTGAATAAAGCCATTGAGCGAATTGATGCGGGAGAAGTAGAGAAGGTTGTTCTCGCTCGTGAACTCGAGGGAACACTGGCAGGAACTCAGGATCTTCGTGTGGCCATCACGCGCCTTGCCGAAAGCTATCCCGATTGCTGGACTTTTAGCGTCGATGGCCTGTTTGGTTCCAGCCCCGAAACTCTCATTACAGTTCACGGCCGCAAGGTCACAGCGCGAGTTCTGGCGGGTACTGCCCGTCGTGGCAGTGACACTGCCACTGACCTGAGCAATGCGGCAGAACTGGCATCAAGTCATAAAGACCTCGACGAGCATGGCTTTGCCACTCGCTCGGTCGTCAATGCTCTGACCCCCTATGCCGAGCAGCTCACGGTGAGTGACTCTCCCTTCACCTTGAAGCTTCCAAACCTGTGGCACCTCGCCACCGACATCGCGGGCACCCTGGCTAGCGGCTCCAACTCACTCGACCTGGTCTTCGCGCTACACCCCACCGCTGCTGTGGCAGGAACACCCACTGTTGCAGCCGTGGAAGTGATTGATGACCTCGAGCCCTTTGACCGTGGCCGCTATGCCGGCCCCGTCGGCTGGATTGGTGCAGACGGCGATGGCGAATGGGCCATCGCACTGCGCTGTGCGCAACTGACCGGCTCCACCGTCACTGCCTATGCAGGCTGTGGCATTGTCTCCGACTCAGTTCCGGCAAACGAACTGGTGGAGACGGAAATGAAGTTCCGTCCCATCGTGGATGCGCTGAGCTAA